A window of Vulpes lagopus strain Blue_001 chromosome 21, ASM1834538v1, whole genome shotgun sequence contains these coding sequences:
- the LOC121480167 gene encoding LOW QUALITY PROTEIN: olfactory receptor 6C6-like (The sequence of the model RefSeq protein was modified relative to this genomic sequence to represent the inferred CDS: deleted 1 base in 1 codon) → MKNHSMEIEFILLGLTDDPQLQVVIFVFLFLNYTLSLMGNLTIILLTLLDPRLKMPMYFFLRNFSFLEIIFTTVCIPRYLKTIVTKEKTILYNNCVAQLFFILLLGVTEFYLLAAMSYDRYVAICKPLHYPIIMNSPVCYQLVLASWLTGFLIIFPPMLMGLKLDFCASKTIDHFMCETSPILQISCTDTHVLELMSFIFAVVTLVVTLVLVILSYSCIMKTIMKFPSAQQRTKAFSICTSHMIVVSMTYGSCIFMYIKPSAKERVTVSKGVALLYTSIAPLLNPFIYTLRNQQVKEVFWDMLQKRLYFSKKKL, encoded by the exons atgaaaaacCATTCAATGGAAATAGAGTTTATTCTCCTAGGACTGACAGATGACCCACAATTGCAAGttgtgatttttgtgtttttatttcttaattacaccttgagcctgatggggaacttaACCATTATCCTCCTCACCCTGCTGGATCCTCGCCTCAAGATGCCAATGTATTTCTTTCTCCGTAATTTCTCATTTCTAGAAATCATATTCACAACAGTATGTATTCCCAGATACTTGAAAACCATAGTGACTAAAGAAAAAACCATCTTGTATAATAATTGTGTggctcaattattttttattcttttactgggAGTTACAGAGTTTTACCTTCTGGCTGCTATGTCCTATGACCGCTATGTTGCCATCTGCAAACCCTTGCATTACCCAATCATTATGAACAGCCCAGTGTGCTATCAGCTTGTACTTGCTTCTTGGCTGACTGGATTCCTAATCATCTTTCCCCCAATGCTCATGGGACTCAAGCTGGATTTCTGTGCTTCCAAAACGATTGATCACTTTATGTGCGAAACTTCCCCCATCCTGCAGATATCCTGCACAGACACACATGTCCTAGAATTGATGTCTTTCATCTTCGCCGTGGTGACACTTGTGGTCACATTGGTGTTAGTGATTCTCTCCTACAGTTGCATCATGAAGACCATTATGAAATtcccttctgcacagcaaaggaccaAAGCTTTTTCC ATATGTACTTCCCATATGATTGTTGTCTCCATGACATATGGGAGCTGCATCTTTATGTATATTAAGCCATCTGCCAAAGAAAGGGTGACTGTATCCAAAGGTGTAGCTTTGCTGTATACCTCAATCGCCCCTTTACTAAATCCCTTCATTTATACCCTAAGGAACCAGCAGGTGAAAGAAGTCTTCTGGGATATGTTACAAAAAAggttgtatttttcaaaaaaaaaattgtga
- the LOC121480168 gene encoding olfactory receptor 6C6-like — translation MRNQSTKIEFILLGLTDDPQLQIVIFTFLFLNYVLSMTGNLTIILLTLLHPSLKTPMYFFLRNFSFMEASLTTVCIPRFLISLMTKNKVISYDCCASQLFFFLQLEIAEFYLLAAMSFDRYVAICKPLHYLIIMNNKVCYQLLFSSWAVGFLLSFSPLAVGLTLDFCASRVIDHFMCDISPVLQLSCTDTRFLELLSFVLSLVTLLVTLLLLILSYTYIIKTILKIPSAQKRTKAFSTCSSHMIVVFLTYGSCIFNYLKPTAKERVTLSKGVSVIYTSVAPLLNPFIYSLRNQQVKQAFKDARQKIFSFSKK, via the coding sequence ATGAGGAATCAGTCAACAAAGATCGAGTTCATTCTCCTGGGACTGACCGATGACCCACAACTGCAAATTGTGATTTTTACGTTTCTCTTCCTCAACTATGTGCTGAGCATGACCGGAAACTTAACCATCATCCTTCTCACCCTGCTACATCCCAGCCTCAAGACTCCCATGTATTTTTTCCTCCGAAATTTCTCCTTTATGGAAGCTTCACTGACAACAGTCTGCATTCCCAGATTCCTGATAAGCCTCATGACTAAAAACAAAGTCATTTCCTACGATTGTTGTGCATCTCAgttattctttttcctccaatTAGAAATTGCAGAATTTTACCTGCTGGCTGCCATGTCCTTTGACCGTTATGTAGCAATCTGCAAACCCCTCCATTACCTGATCATCATGAACAACAAAGTGTGCTACCAACTCCTGTTCAGCTCATGGGCCGTGGGCTTTCTGCTGTCGTTTTCACCATTGGCTGTGGGCCTCACACTGGATTTCTGTGCTTCCAGAGTAATCGATCATTTCATGTGTGACATTTCCCCTGTGCTGCAGCTTTCCTGCACTGACACTCGTTTCTTGGAATTGCTTTCGTTTGTCTTATCTCTTGTAACACTTCTGGTCACGTTGCTGTTACTGATTCTTTCTTACACATACATTATCAAGACCATTCTCAAGATCCCCTCTGCTCAGAAAAGAACCAAGGCTTTTTCTACTTGTTCTTCTCATATGATTGTGGTCTTCCTTACATATGGTAGCTGCATTTTTAATTACCTAAAGCCAACAGCGAAGGAAAGGGTGACTTTGTCCAAAGGTGTAAGTGTTATTTATACCTCGGTTGCCCCTTTATTAAACCCTTTCATTTACAGTCTCAGAAACCAACAAGTCAAACAAGCCTTCAAGGACGCACGccaaaagattttctctttttccaaaaaatga